The Desulfovibrio piger DNA segment AAAACACGGCAAGGCTGCCTGTATCTGAGAGGATTATCAGGGCAGCTTCCCAGTGACCTTGAGAAGCATGAGGTCGACGACAGTCTTTTTTCATCAAGCTGCATAGCAGACGGGAAACTATCAACAAGGAGGTACGCCATGCCACTGCCACTCATTCCAGTTCTCATTGGTGGAGCCGCGCTGCTCGCCGGGGGATATGGTGTCAAAAAAGGGCTCGATGCCAAGGAAAACTTTGACCGGGCGAAGGATATCTCGGCAGATGCCCAAAGGATCTATGATGATGCCGTGGAGCGTCTGGAAGATGTCCGGGAAGAAACGCAGGCCAGTCTGGAGGACCTGGGGAGAAAGAAGATCTCCATCCATAAAAAATTCTTGCTGCCATTTATCGAAACGGCTCAAAAAATAAAGAATATCGAGCATAACGACGACTTTGATTTTGATACCGACATTTGTATTACGGCAGACTTAGCAGAGATCCAGCAAATCTCTCTCGAGATTTCTAGTGTTCTTGCAAGCGGCGCTGCGGCGCTTTCAAGCGGTGCGCTGGCTGGCTTTGGTGCCTTTGGTGCAGCTGGCGCTTTAGCTTCGGCCTCTACAGGTACGGCAATCAGCGCTCTTAGCGGTGTTGCGGCAACTAATGCCACCTTGGCATGGTTCGGCGGTGGCGCGTTGGCTGCCGGAGGCCTGGGAATGGCGGGAGGGACTGTTGTCCTTGGCGGGATAGTGGCTGCTCCAGTTCTGGCTGTAGGAGGACTCGTCCTGGCGTCCAAATCGGAGGAAGCCATCGAAGATGCCCGTTCCAACCTCAGCAAGGCCAAGGCTGCGGCCGAATCCATGCGTGCTGCCTGCACAGGAGCCCAGGCCATCATGGATGCTGCCGATGAGCTGCGGGACGTCATCGAAGAGCTGACCCCCTATTGCTATGCATTCAATCGCAAACTCCAGGCAGTAGTGAACGAGGAAATAAACTACAGCATTATTAAAGAGGATCCCCAGAACAGGTTTGTGGTAAAAACATCCTTCGAGCTGGCCAAAACGGTCTCGAACATCCTCAAAACCCCTCTCTTTGATGATTCTGGTGCTGTCACGCGGGAACTCCGCACGCTTCTGAGAAAAAATACATCGTTTTTGCGACAGCTTGCTTTGATGTAACTCGAGGAGGATCCCTGTGAGCTCTGTAGTCCATCTGCTAGACCCCCCGGACATTCTTGAAGCTCCCTCACAGCAAATGGCGATTCCCAAAGGGGTACTTCAAGACGTGGCTGATGAGGTCGGAAAACAGTTACTCCGGCGTTTCATGTCTGCCTTTGGCAGCAATCTGGCCCTTGCTGACGGTGTAGCGTTGTATTCCAACCAGGTCGCTGCCTGCCGCTCCGTATACAACGTCACCCATAACAAAGATGGTTCCCTCAACAAGAGCCCTCGCGTATACGGATTTATCTTTGAATCCCTTGCAGTGGGAGAACAAAATCGCGATGCGATCATCCAAAAAACAGGCGTGACCTACGACCGTGTGGATGACCTGTACTACCAGCAGTGCAAAGATGGGGAAAAACTGCCGCATGAAGATCTGGAATCTCTTGCGACGTTCAACAATCCCTATACGGATGTTGTCGGCTATGATGAATCCGGTATCAAGAGCAAACAGCAACTCAAGGCCGAAAAAGATACACGGGGCTTGCTGGAAGAACGCTACACTATCTCCCAGGATGACCAGGCGCCGGATGTGATCCTTGTGCCTGCGGATGATTACGAACACCACAAGGCCGAACTGGAGCGCATGGCGTGCAGCCAGAATGAGGAGCTGGCAGCTCGGGCCAAGGCGGCTCTTGCCAAATTGCGTAAAAGCTCCCTGACCCGTGACCAGATTAAGACGCAACAGGCTGCCTATACCCATGTGGCGATGCAGACGGTAAAGGACGGGGTCTGCCGGGCTGGCGAAAGGTCCATGCAAGGCATACTGGCCGAAGCGGGCATGCTGGTCATCGGTGGGGCTGTCTGGGAATTGCGGGATGCGGCGACGAATCCTTCAGAGCTCACCATCTGGCAGCGCTTGGAACGCTTCCTGGGCATCTTCTGGAAAAAGCTGACCGCAAGCGCTGTCGTACGTGTCGGCAAGGAATTTGCCCTTGAGGCCTTGCACCTCCTCTTTGGCGTGCTGCGGAATATCTTCAAATCCGCGGGGGCCCTGCTTTCGACCCTCGCCCAAGGGATCTCGACGGTTTGGGAATCCATATATGACTACCTTACCGGCAAAATAGAAAGCTTCTCCCAGCTGGTCACGGTCATCCTGAAGACGTTGACGACCGTCGGCATAGGTACGCTCGCCTTCACGCTGGAACAGCAGTTGACGGCGCTCGGCATCCCCGGGATGCTGAGCGGTCTGATGGCAGCAGCACTGGCGGGTGTTGCCGTCGTGTTCGCCAATCGTTCCATCGACGCGACGATTTTCACGCTGACGAACCTCTTTTCCCGTGTCGATGCCTCCCGGCTTCGTCGGGAACAGATAGAAACTGTCTGCCGCGAAGCCATTCCCCGCTTGCGCATGCAGAGAAGGGCCCTAGAAGCCTCTTTGCAGAAGTATTATGCTGAACGGGCGCGTCTGTTCAGATCTAACTTCACTGACCTGCGAGAAGCCCTGGCTTCCCGGGACAGCATGCGGACCTGCATGGCACTCGAATCTCTCAACCAGGCCTTCGGCTGTACGCTTGGCTGGAAGACCGACAAAGAATTCGATGAAATGATGGAGAGCGACGCCCCGCTCATCCTCTGACTTCTTCCACGAATTCGAGCCTCCCGGCATGTTTCTCCAAAAGAAAGGCGGCCACATGGTTCGCATGTGACCGCCTTTCTGAATATCCCTTTGCGATCCCGCTCCCGTTTTTCGAGCACAAGAGCCGCTGACGTACTATAACAACTTCTTTACACAGCCTCTTTCTCCAGCCGGTACAGGGTCAGGCCGTGCGGCAGGGGCGTCTCTTCACTGACGGTATAGCCCAGCCACAGCAGTGGCCGCAGATCCGCGGCATCCCGTGCCGGGAACAGCAGTTCGCGCCGGGCCTCGGGCAGCAGGCTTTCCATCTGCAACAGCAGCATGGTCTCCACATACTGTCCCTGCCATTGCGGATGCACCAGCAGCTGGGCCAAATGCTGTCCGCCGTCCACTTCTCGCCCGCCTACGGCACCCACCATGGTGTCGTCTTCCATCAGGGCCCGCAACACCACGCCGTGAGCAAAAAAATCCTCCAGCGAATCTCCGGCCGTTTCGGGCAAAGGCTGCCCTTCCGGCAGCAGACGCGCCCGCACCATTTCCTGCAACTGTACAAGAGCAGCCAGATCTTCCCGGCCGGCCTTTTCAAGACGGATCATGCATAGCCTCCTTTTCGGAATCCAGCCTAGCAAGGGAATGGGACTGCCGCAAGCAGCCCGGTCTGCAACAGGCATCACTATGCTGCCCGATCCCCCGGCCACCACTTGCAGTCAGTACGCCGCAGCAGCCACAGGCATAAAATATTTTTTTCGTACGGCCATCCTGCGATGGAACGTTTTTCCCCTTGGCGCAAGCGCTGACAAGGACAGGGAATTGTGGCATGGTCGCGGCATGAAGACTGCAAAGCATTTCACGACCATCGACCAGATCTGGGAACACCTGGACGGCCTTGGTTTCTTCCACATGGACCTGAGCCTGACGCGCATGGAGACCGCCCTCTCCCGCCTGGGCCTTTCCCGCCCGCCCTTTGTGGTGGCCCAGATCGTGGGCACCAACGGCAAGGGCTCCACGTCCGCCTTTCTGGACAGCCTGTCCCGCGCCCACGGCTGCCGCACCGGACTCTATACCTCGCCGCACTTCCTTTCCCCCTGCGAGCGCATCCGCATCGACGGCGTCCCTCTGCAAGAAGACCTGTGGCCCGGGCTGGCTACGGAAGTCTACGCGGCGCGACCGGACCTGACCTATTTCGAATTCCTGACCGTGCTGGCCATACTGGCCTTTGCCCGTCAGGGCGTGCAGCTGGCCGTCATGGAGGCCGGGCTGGGCGGCGCCCATGACGCCACCACGGCCCTGGCCAGCGACCTGACCTGCTTCGCGCCCGTGGCCATGGATCATGCCGCCATCCTGGGCCCCACCCTGCGAGACATCGCCCTGGACAAGTGCGGCGCCATCCGCCCCCGCGTGCCGGTGGTCAGCGCGCCCCAGTTCCCGGCTGCCGAAGAGGTCCTGCGCCGTCAGGCCGAACGGCTGGCCGCTCCCCTGAACATCGTCGAGCCCCTGCCGGGCAACATGCCGCTGGGGCTGGCCGGGCCGCACCAGCGCATCAATGCCGCCGTGGCCCTGCACGCCTGGCAGGCCCTGGCCCCGCGCCTGCATGTGACGCCGCGGCCCGATGCCGTGGCTCGGGGACTGGCCCGGGCCTTCGTGCCCGGCCGTTTGCAGTCCGTGCCCGCCACGGACCAGCATCCGCCCCTGCTGCTGGACGGCGCCCACAATGCCCACGGCATGGCCGCCCTGCTGGCCCATGTGCGCCAGTCCGGCCTGCGCCCGCGCGCGGCCATCTATTCCTGCCTGGGCGACAAGGACTGGCACCCGGCCCTGATGCTGCTCAAGCGGGCCCTGGGTGACGCGCCGCTCTTCATCCCGGCCCTGCACAACGAGCGCGCCGCCGACGCCGCCCAGGTGGTGGCCGCCGCCAACGCTGCGGCCCCGGCCCATGCCACCCTGCTGCCCGACGTGCGCAACGCCCTGGATGCCGTGCGCGACCTGCCCGGCGACGACAGGGCCCCGGTCATCATCAGCGGGTCCCTGTACATGCTGGCGGAATTTTACGGCCTCTACCCCCATCTGCTGGAACAGCCCGCCTCCGCCCGGGGCGCCAAGGAGGACGCATGAACCACCTTTTCCGTGCCCTGCCGTCCATGGACGCCAGTCTGGATGCCCTGCTGACGGCGGACAAGGCCCTGCACGACCTGCCCCGCCCCCTGCTGCGCGAGGCCGTCACGGATTTCTGGAACAGCCGCCGCGACGACATCCGCGCCGGTCGCGTACAGGATGCCGCCGAACTGGCCCTGGAGGCCTGTCTGCCCGAGCTGCTGGCCTTCGTCCGCCGCAAGACGGCGCCGCGCCTGCGTAATGTCATCAACGGCACCGGCGTGGTCATCCATACCAACATGGGACGTTCCGTGCTGGCCCGGAGTGCCCAGGAGGCCGTGCGCCGGGTCATCTCCGGCTACTGCAACCTGGAGCTCGACCTGCACAGCGGCGGACGCGGCAGCCGCTACGTCATCATCGACGAGCTGCTCCAGCGCCTGACCGGCGCCGAGGCCGCCATGGTGGTCAACAACAACGCCGCCGCCGTCCTGCTGGTGCTGGATACCTTCTGCAAGGGCGGCGAGGTCATCGTCTCGCGCGGGGAACTGGTGGAGATCGGCGGCAGCTTCCGCATCCCGGAAGTGATGGAAAAAAGCGGTGCCCGCCTGCGCGAAGTGGGCGCCACCAACCGCTGCCACCTGCACGACTACGCCGCGGCCATCAACGGAGACACCCGCGCCCTCATGCGCGTGCACACCTCCAACTACCGCATCGTGGGCTTCCATTCCGCCGTGCCCCTGCCCGATCTGGCGGCTCTGGCCCGGGAACACGGCCTGCCCGTCATCGAGGATCTGGGCAGCGGTTCCTTCATGGACTTTTCTTCCGTGGGCCTGCCCAACGAACCTACGGTGCCCGAAGTGGTGGCCGGAGGCGCCGACGTGGTGACCTTCTCCGGCGACAAGGTGCTGGGGGGCCCGCAATGCGGCCTCATCGTGGGCAGCCGGGAGCGCATCGAGGCCCTGAAAAAGAATCCCCTCACCCGCGCCCTGCGCTGCGACAAGCTGACCATGGCCGCGCTGGAAGCCACCCTGCGCCTTTATTGCGAGCCCGAACGCGCCCGCCGCGAGATCCCGACCCTGCGCGACATCTGCCGGGACCCCAAAGACCTGGCCCGTGCCGCCCGCTCGCTGGCCGCCCGGCTGCGCCGCGCCCTGGGCCCCGCCTGCCGCATCAGCCTGCGCCCGGATGTTTCCCGCGTGGGCGGCGGCGCCTTCCCGGAACGCGACCTGCCCACCACCCTGGTCTGCCTGGAGCCCGCCGCCATGAGCGCCACGGCCCTCAAGCAGGCCCTGCTGGATACCACGCCGCCGGTGCTGGGCCGTCTGGAAGAAAGGAGCTTCTGCCTCGACCCGCGCACGCTCCTGCCCGAAGACCTGCCGCGCCTGACGGCCCTGCTCAAACAGCTGCTGGCCGGCTAGAGCCTATTTCCGCCCGCACCCCGCTCCACAGCGCCATGCGGGCCATGCTTCCCGGCCATGCACCGGCCGGAGCATCACGCCCTGCCGCGGCTGCCGGACCTCCGGCCAGCCGGGCACCGGCTCCATGAAAAGGCAGCCGCAGTACCGCTGCCTAAAGGATACTGGATATGAAAAAAGCAGAAACGCCTTCCCTCACCTACAGTCCCCGCAATGCCTGGGACGTGTACACCACCGCCACCCAGAAGCGCCAGATGGACGCTCTGGTCAAGCGGTACATGGATTTCCTCAGCAATTGCAAGACCGAGCGCGAGACCGTGGCTTATGTGCAGAAACGCCTGCAGGAAGCCGGGTTCAGCGAGGACTTCAAAAAGAACACCGTGTTCCGCAACCTGCGCGGCAAGGCCATCTTTGCCGCCCGCAAGGGCAAGATCCCGCTGCAGAAGGGCGTGCACCTCATCGCCGCCCATGCCGACAGCCCCCGTCTGGACTTCAAGCAGCGTCCGCTGGTCGAGCAGCCCGGTGTGGCCCAGGCCAAGACCCACTATTACGGCGGCATCCGCAAGTACCAGTGGCTGGCCCGTCCTCTGGCCCTGCACGGCGTGGTGGTGCTGGAAAACGGCAAGAGCATCAGCGTGGCCATCGGAGAAAAAGCCGGAGAGCCCGTCTTCACCATCGCCGACCTGCTGCCCCATCTGGCCCGCAAGCAAAACAGCCAGACCCTGGCCGAAGTCTTTGACGGCGAAAAGCTGAACATCATCCTCGGCCACAGCCCGGCCCCCACCGCCGCCAAGAACAAGGACATCAAGGAGCCCATCAAGCAGCACGTGCTGGAGCAGCTCAACGCCAAGTACGGCATCCGCGAGGAAGACCTCGTCACCGCCGAACTCCAGGTCGTGCCCGCGGGCCCCGCCACCTATGTGGGCTTCGACAAGGGGCTGGTGGGCGGCTACGGCCAGGATGACCGCATCTGCGTCTTCACCGCCCTGGAGGCCCTGCTCAACGCCAAGAACACCAACCGCCTCTGCCCCAACATGGCCGTCATGTTCTGGGACAAGGAAGAGATCGGTTCCGACGGTGCCACCGGCGCGGCCTCCCGCTTCCTGCAGTACTGCTTCGAAGACCTGGCCCGCGCCTGGGCCCCGGGCATCCCTGTCTCGCAGGTGCTGCTCAATACCCGCGCCCTGTCCGCCGACGTGGACGCCGCCTTCGACCCCGACTTCCCCGAAGTGCACGAAAAGCAGAACGCCGCCCAGCTGGGCCACGGCCCCGTCTGCTCCAAATACTCCGGCTCCGGCGGCAAATACGGTGCCAGCGATGCCGATGCCGAGTTCTACGGCTATGTGCGCGGCCTGTTCAACGCCCGCAACATCCCCTGGCAGCCCGCCGAACTGGGCAAGGTGGATGTGGGCGGCGGCGGCACCGTGGCCCTCTTCCTGGCCGCCTACGGCATGCAGGTCATCGACTGCGGCCCGGCCCTCCTCTCCATGCACAGCCCCTTCGAGCTGGCCAGCTGCGTGGACATCCTTGCCACGGCCGAAGCCTACAAAGCCTTCCTCGAAGGTTAGCCCGCCGCTGCTGAAGCGGCATCATTGAGAGGGGGCGGGGACGTTTTTTGTAAAAACTGTCCCCGCCCCCTCTCAAACTCTCCCCCACCCCTGAAAAAACGTTTCTCTGGTCGGCATGGAAGGTCTCCGTCGCTGTCTGGCGGGGAGGGACTTCCAGCCCCTGACCGGAGAAAAGACAGTCTGTCATACCGCCATGTCTGTTGCCTGATCGAAGGGATTCTTGCGGCATGCCCGGCGGAAAGTAACGCGCCGTCGTACATCGCCATATCCGGCAGTACGCTTTTTCTTGCATCTCGCACGCCTGCCTCGCGGCGTAGCAAGACTATCCGCCCTGTATTTTCTGTTTTCCGCCACCGGACACCCACTGACTAACGCCGCAAAAAACGAAAAGCGGACATCCTGAGATGTCCGCTTTTCCATTGCCCGCCGGTCAGCGACGGGGACCTTCCAGAAAGATCATATGAGCGGTTTTGGGGGAGGAGTGGGGAGCTGCCCCCTTTTTCCCGCTGGGAGCGCCGTGCCCGTTACGACGGAGGAAGCTACGGGCATCGACAGCACCGCAAAGGGGTTCCCCTCCCCTCGAACCAGCCTTTCCCCGCTCCCTACCGTGCCACCAGCACCCAGGCGGGGCCGGGGGCATCCAGATGGCTGGCCACATAATTGGCGCGTTCGGAACCGCCGCAGAACAGGTCGATGCGCCGCTGCTTGATGGCGCCGCCCACGTCCTGGGCAAAGCCGATGCCGCGCAGAGGCAGACTGCCGTATTTTTCATCCGGCACGTTGACGCCAAAGGCCACCACGGCCCCCAGCGGGATATAGCTGCGGTCCACGGCCAGGGAGAGCCATTCGTCCACCACATGGCCCATGGCGCCGGTGGGACCGCGGCTGCCGTAGCGGAAAAAGACGTAGCTGGGGTTCTCGTTGAGGATCTCGCGCACGCGCTGGGGATTGTCCTTGAACCACTGACGCTGCTCGAAGATGTCGCCGCGCTTGAGCAGGCCCTTCTCGCGCATGATGCGGCCCGAGCTCTTGTATTTGTGGCCGTTCTGGCCCGCATAGTTGATGAAGGCCTCGGTACCGTCATCGAAGACCAGACGGCCGGAGCCCTGGATCTCCAGGAAGAAGACGTCCACGGGGTCAGCGGCCCAGGCCAGTTCCAGCCCCCGACCGGCCAGCAGCTGCTGCTCTTCGATCTGGCGGCGGGTATAGTAACGGCCCTTGTGGCGGCGCTTGTACTGCTTCATGTCCGGCGGCAGGGCGTAGATGGCCTGCTCGTAGCCGGGCTTGCGGGTACGGCTGGCCTTGACGCGGGGCTCATAGTAACCGGAATAGGCGATGCCGGAGGGGACCTCCACCCACTGGAAGTTCTGGAGGAAGAGCTGCGGTTCGGCATCCAGACGGGGCAGCAGCTCCTGCAGGCGCAGCAGGGTGCGTTCCAGGTCGCCCCAGGTCAGGCGCAGGCCGGGACGGTCGATGGCCACGGCCACGGCGGGCTTGCTCTTGACATAGCGCAGGGATTTCCGCACCGTAGGCGCCATCTCGCGCCACGACTGCAGGTCCTGGTTCCGGGGCGCAAGATGCTCCGTGAAGAATTCGGGCGATTCAAAGCCCACGGCGGGCCCTTTGGGGATCAGGTATTCCTCGTGCGTCTGCCGCGACCCGCAGCCGGACAGCGCCAGGGCGGCCAGCAGCACGGCGCACAGCGCCAGACGCGGGAGCCCCTTCCCCACACGCAAAGGAGTTTTCTGATGCATGACGATTTTCCTTCCCCGGCCATCTGGTTCACCCACCGGATCTCCTACGGTGAAACAGATACCATGGGCGTTCTGTATTATGCGGAGTATCTCCACATCTTCGAGAGGGCGCGCAGCGAATTCATCCGCGCCTGCGGCATGAGCTACCGTGATGTGGAGGAAAAGGACATCATCCTGCCCGTCCGCGAGGCCCAGTGCCGTTACCGTTCCCCGGCCCGCTATGACGATCTGGTGCAGGTCCACACGGCCATCAGCGAATGGGGCCGCGCGTCCATGCGCTTTGTATACGAGATGTGGAACGAGGACAAGACGCGCCTGCTGGCCACGGGCAGCACCCAGCACGCCCTGGTGAACCGTCAGGGACGTCCTGTGGCCGTGCCGGACTGGCTGCGCGATCTTCTGGGCAACCTGAAATAGCGGCGGCCTGACAGCCGAACACGAAAAAAGCCGGGGACATCCCGGCTTTTTTTATGGCATTGGAAAAATTTTTCACAACATTTTTTATTATTTTCTGCCGTGTGCCCATCCGCACGCCACGGCAGGGACGCGGAGGACTCGTACCGGGCACGGATTTTCAGGCTCCCGGGGAGGTGCCTGTCCCCATTCTTGCACAAGCAGCCATCTATTTTGTCTTTCCGGGCGCAGATGTCAAGTTGAGCAAAAAAGTTGGGGCACTTCCCTTTTTGGCCATGTCGGGCTATGGTTTTATTACTACCGTGTGAAAGGTCGCACGTTGCCCTCGTAAATCCGGCGGCCCCGGGCTCGCCATATCGCTTACTAAGGGAGTTTTAGCATGTCCAACCCCGTGGATACCCAACGTACTTACGCACTTGTAGGCACCGGCGGCTGCGGCAAAACGTCGCTGGCCGAGATGCTCCTCTTCAATAGCGGCGCTCTGACCCGCATGGGCGCCATCGAAGACGGTACCACCTGCCTCGACTATGAACCGGAAGAAGTACGTCGTCGCGGCTCCATCCAGCCTGCGGTGGCTACCTGCCTCTGGAACAAGAATCGCCACTTCATGCTTGATATCCCGGGTGACGGAAACTTTACCGGCGACATGGAATGCCTGCTCAAGGGCGTGGACGGCGTCGTCTTCGTGCTGGACGCCGTGGATGGCGTGCGCCCCCTGACCAAAAAATTCTGGAACCTCACCCGCGCCGAAAACCTGCCCGCCATCTTCGTCATCAACAAGATGGATCGCGACCGCGCCGACTTCCAGATGGCCTTCGACGGCCTGTCCACCCTGGGTGTCAAGGCTGTGGCGCTGCAGGTGCCCATCCGTGAAGGCGAGGCCTTTACCGGCTATGTGGACGTGCTGACCGGCAAGGCCTACACCTTTGGCGCTGACGGCGCTGTCAGCGAATGCGATGTGCCCGCCGATGTGGCCGACGACGTGAGCCTGCTCCACGACCTGACCGTGGAAAACATCGCCGAAAGCGATGAAGAGCTCATGGAAAAATACCTGGAAGAAGGCAGCCTGTCTCTGGAAGACCTGCAGATCGGTCTGCGCAAGGGTACCGTGGCCGGTGAGCTCTGCCCCGTGCTGGTCTGCTCCTCCCTGGAAAACAAGGGTGGCGTGGCCGTGCTGGAAGCCATCCAGGCCCTGCTGCCCGCCGCTTCCGAGCGCCCCGCCTTTGTGGACGCCCTGGGCCAGGAACGCAAGCCCGATCCCGACGCCCCCGTGGCCGGTTTCGTCTTCAAGACCCTGGCCGACCCCTTCTCCGGCCAGCTTTCGCTGGTGCGCATCCTCTCCGGCACCATCAATGGTGATGCCACCCTCAAGAACATGCGCAGCGGTGAAAACGAACGCCTGGGCAGCCTGCTCTTCCTGACCGGCAAGACCCAGACCCCCTGCAAGGAACCCGTGGGCCCCGGCGCCATCGTGGCCGTGGCCAAACTGAAGAACACCCGCACCGGCGACAGCCTGTGCGACGAAAAGCAGCCCTTTGCCCTGCCCATGCCCAAGCTGCCGCCGCAGCTCATCACCTACG contains these protein-coding regions:
- the selA gene encoding L-seryl-tRNA(Sec) selenium transferase; amino-acid sequence: MNHLFRALPSMDASLDALLTADKALHDLPRPLLREAVTDFWNSRRDDIRAGRVQDAAELALEACLPELLAFVRRKTAPRLRNVINGTGVVIHTNMGRSVLARSAQEAVRRVISGYCNLELDLHSGGRGSRYVIIDELLQRLTGAEAAMVVNNNAAAVLLVLDTFCKGGEVIVSRGELVEIGGSFRIPEVMEKSGARLREVGATNRCHLHDYAAAINGDTRALMRVHTSNYRIVGFHSAVPLPDLAALAREHGLPVIEDLGSGSFMDFSSVGLPNEPTVPEVVAGGADVVTFSGDKVLGGPQCGLIVGSRERIEALKKNPLTRALRCDKLTMAALEATLRLYCEPERARREIPTLRDICRDPKDLARAARSLAARLRRALGPACRISLRPDVSRVGGGAFPERDLPTTLVCLEPAAMSATALKQALLDTTPPVLGRLEERSFCLDPRTLLPEDLPRLTALLKQLLAG
- a CDS encoding elongation factor G, encoding MSNPVDTQRTYALVGTGGCGKTSLAEMLLFNSGALTRMGAIEDGTTCLDYEPEEVRRRGSIQPAVATCLWNKNRHFMLDIPGDGNFTGDMECLLKGVDGVVFVLDAVDGVRPLTKKFWNLTRAENLPAIFVINKMDRDRADFQMAFDGLSTLGVKAVALQVPIREGEAFTGYVDVLTGKAYTFGADGAVSECDVPADVADDVSLLHDLTVENIAESDEELMEKYLEEGSLSLEDLQIGLRKGTVAGELCPVLVCSSLENKGGVAVLEAIQALLPAASERPAFVDALGQERKPDPDAPVAGFVFKTLADPFSGQLSLVRILSGTINGDATLKNMRSGENERLGSLLFLTGKTQTPCKEPVGPGAIVAVAKLKNTRTGDSLCDEKQPFALPMPKLPPQLITYALAPKEKGDEDKVYSAIQRLLDEDVTLRLARDEENGDILLSGMGQLHIELSVEKAKRRFKVDIILKTPKVPYRETVRGKVQVQGRHKKQSGGRGQFGDCWIKMEGLPRGSGYVFEDAIVGGVIPRQYIPAIDKGIQEAAARGFLAGCQVVDFRVKVYDGSYHTVDSSEMAFKVAGSLAFKKAMESLKPVLLEPIVLLTVSVPDECMGDVIGDLSSRRGKVLGSDSAAGVTEIKAHVPMSEVLRYAPDLRSMTAGQGFFTMEFAHYEEAPQPVADKVIAEHQKAVAGE
- a CDS encoding bifunctional folylpolyglutamate synthase/dihydrofolate synthase, encoding MKTAKHFTTIDQIWEHLDGLGFFHMDLSLTRMETALSRLGLSRPPFVVAQIVGTNGKGSTSAFLDSLSRAHGCRTGLYTSPHFLSPCERIRIDGVPLQEDLWPGLATEVYAARPDLTYFEFLTVLAILAFARQGVQLAVMEAGLGGAHDATTALASDLTCFAPVAMDHAAILGPTLRDIALDKCGAIRPRVPVVSAPQFPAAEEVLRRQAERLAAPLNIVEPLPGNMPLGLAGPHQRINAAVALHAWQALAPRLHVTPRPDAVARGLARAFVPGRLQSVPATDQHPPLLLDGAHNAHGMAALLAHVRQSGLRPRAAIYSCLGDKDWHPALMLLKRALGDAPLFIPALHNERAADAAQVVAAANAAAPAHATLLPDVRNALDAVRDLPGDDRAPVIISGSLYMLAEFYGLYPHLLEQPASARGAKEDA
- a CDS encoding MltA domain-containing protein, with product MHQKTPLRVGKGLPRLALCAVLLAALALSGCGSRQTHEEYLIPKGPAVGFESPEFFTEHLAPRNQDLQSWREMAPTVRKSLRYVKSKPAVAVAIDRPGLRLTWGDLERTLLRLQELLPRLDAEPQLFLQNFQWVEVPSGIAYSGYYEPRVKASRTRKPGYEQAIYALPPDMKQYKRRHKGRYYTRRQIEEQQLLAGRGLELAWAADPVDVFFLEIQGSGRLVFDDGTEAFINYAGQNGHKYKSSGRIMREKGLLKRGDIFEQRQWFKDNPQRVREILNENPSYVFFRYGSRGPTGAMGHVVDEWLSLAVDRSYIPLGAVVAFGVNVPDEKYGSLPLRGIGFAQDVGGAIKQRRIDLFCGGSERANYVASHLDAPGPAWVLVAR
- a CDS encoding acyl-CoA thioesterase; its protein translation is MHDDFPSPAIWFTHRISYGETDTMGVLYYAEYLHIFERARSEFIRACGMSYRDVEEKDIILPVREAQCRYRSPARYDDLVQVHTAISEWGRASMRFVYEMWNEDKTRLLATGSTQHALVNRQGRPVAVPDWLRDLLGNLK
- a CDS encoding aminopeptidase; amino-acid sequence: MKKAETPSLTYSPRNAWDVYTTATQKRQMDALVKRYMDFLSNCKTERETVAYVQKRLQEAGFSEDFKKNTVFRNLRGKAIFAARKGKIPLQKGVHLIAAHADSPRLDFKQRPLVEQPGVAQAKTHYYGGIRKYQWLARPLALHGVVVLENGKSISVAIGEKAGEPVFTIADLLPHLARKQNSQTLAEVFDGEKLNIILGHSPAPTAAKNKDIKEPIKQHVLEQLNAKYGIREEDLVTAELQVVPAGPATYVGFDKGLVGGYGQDDRICVFTALEALLNAKNTNRLCPNMAVMFWDKEEIGSDGATGAASRFLQYCFEDLARAWAPGIPVSQVLLNTRALSADVDAAFDPDFPEVHEKQNAAQLGHGPVCSKYSGSGGKYGASDADAEFYGYVRGLFNARNIPWQPAELGKVDVGGGGTVALFLAAYGMQVIDCGPALLSMHSPFELASCVDILATAEAYKAFLEG